TCCACTTGGCGCCGGGGGTGTACTTGGCGTAGCAGTCCATGAGGGCCTTGAAGTCGTTGAGCTTCGCCTTCTTCTCCACTATGCGCTTGCCGAACTCGCCCAAGGCGGCGGTGGTGGCGTAGCCGTAGCTGTATGCCCAGGTGCCCATGCGGCCCTTGCCGCCGGCCTTGATGACCGCCGCCTCAACCTTCTTGAGGATGGCGGGCCAGTTGCCCTTCTCCTTGGAGAGGTCTATGCCGAAGGCGCCGGGGTAGCCCATGAGCGGGGAGGGGAGGTCCGCCTCCACAAAGTAACCGCCGTAGGCGGCCACCTGCTTCAACAGGGGCTCCGTCTGGGCGTCGTTGGTGCAGAAGAAGGCGGCGTTCTTGCCGTACTTCTTTATCCACGCGGGCACCTTCTCGAGGATGAACTGCTGGGCCCCCGCCACGCCCACGTCGCTGGTGGGGTCCGGGGCGGTCTCGAAGGCGAACTTAAGGCCCAAGTCCTTGCAGGCCGCCTCCATGATGTTGCGGCGCCTGGAGAGGAGCTCGTAGCTCATGTGACGGGGGAAGGAGATGTGCACGAAGGCGTTAGCCCCCATCTTCTTGGCCGCCGCTATGATGAGGTAACCCCTGGCCACGTTGTCGGCGTTGATGGCCAGGTCCGCGGCGGACTCGATGACGCCGGGGTCCTCGTGGGGCTCACCGGCGAAGCAGAGGATGTCGGGCCTCTTCTCCTTGACCCGGCGGAAGGCCTCGGTGGTGCCCGGTATGGCCTGGTTCACCACGATGACCTTCATGAGGGGGTCGTCCGCAAGGCCCACTATCTGGGATATGGTGGTCTCCATCTCGGACATGAAGTTGTCCGGGTAGGTGAGGTGCTTTACCATACCGCCCTTGGCCACGTCGCCATACTCCTTGATGAGCCGCTCCGCCCCCCTGAGGTCGTCCTCCGACTGGGAGACCGTGCCGGTCACGACGCCGATGTGGAACTTGGCCGCCGCAAAGGCGGGACAGGCCAACAGCGCCGCTAGGGCAGCAACCGCCAGAACCGCAAGAAGCCGCTTTCGCATGAAACTACCTCCCCCTTTTCTTGTGGGTACTTGAAGCTTCGAATTAAACCTACCACCACCTGGGCCTCAAGTCAACGGATTAAGTTAAAGAGGTCAACGACGAACCCGTTAAAAGGAAGGCCCCTCCTTAAAGATCGCAAGGAGGAGCCCCGGTAAGGCTAAGGGAAATTGAATATATTGAACGGGAATATTCTTACTTCTTTATCGCAAAGTACTTCTCGGGCACCTTCACGGAGGTGGCCTTCATGAAGCCCTTGCCGAACACGTAGGTGTCCTGGTAGACCAGCACGAAGTTCTTCATCTTGACGCCGGTGTTAACGTCCCGGTAGAACTGGCCGTTCCACTTGGCGCCGGGGGTGTACTTGTCGTAGCACTTCCAGAGGTCCTCCAGGTTCCCCAGCTTCGCCTTCTTCTCCACTATGCGCTTACCGTACTCCGCCAGGGCGCAGACGGTGCTCCAGCCGTAGCTGTAGGCCCAGGTGCCCATGCGGCCCTTGCCGCCGGCCTTGATGACCGCCGCCTCGACCTTCTTGAGGATGGCGGGCCAGTTGCCCTTCTCCTTGGAGAGGTCGATGCCGAAGGCGCCGGGATAGCCCATGATGGGGGAGGGAAGGTCCGGCTCCACGAAGATGGCCCCGTAGGCGGCCACCTGCTTCAGCAGGGGCTCCGTCTGGGCATCGTTGGTGCAGAAGAAGGCGGTCTCCTTGCCGTACTTCTTCACCCACGCGGGCACCTTCTCGAGGATGAACTGCTGGGCCCCCGCCACACCCACGTCGCTGGTGGGGTCCGGGGCGGTCTCGAAGGCGAACTTAAGGCCTAAGTCCTTGCAGGCCGCCTCCATTATGGCCCGCCGGCGGGAGAGCAGCTCGTAGCTCATGTGCCGGGGGAAGGATATGTGCACGAAGGTCTTGGCCCCAAGGCGCTTGGCGGTGTGGATTATCAGGTACCCCCGGGCTATGTTGTCCACCCCCACCGCGAAGTCCGCCACCGACGATATGACCCCCGGGTCCTCCTGGGGCTCACCGGCGAGGCATATTATGTCCGGCCGCTTCTCCTTTATGCGGCGGAAGGCCTCGGTGGTGCCAGGTATGGCGTCGTCCACCACCACCACCTTCATCAGTGGATCGTCGGCGAAGCCCGCGATCTGGGATATGGTGGTCTCCATCTCGGACATGAAGTTGTCCGGCAGGGTTATGTGCTTCACCATCCCCCCCTTGGCCACGTCCCCGTACTCCTGAACCATCCTCTCCGCCCCCCTCAGGGTGTCCTCCGCCTGGGAGACCGTAAGGGTGGCTATGCCTATGTGGAACTTGGGCGCCCCGAAGGCGGCGCCGGCGCTTACCACCAGGCACAAAAGAACCCCCGCCAACAACCAAAGCCTCTTCAAACTCCATACCCCCTCCGCATAAAGGTTTATAGATCCTTGGGGGATAAAATATATTTCACCCAAGCCCTTGTCAACATCTGATATACCATTGATGTGTCTTAATCGACCAGGTTGGGACCACGCCGCCGCCAAGGGCAGGACAGGTCAACTCCTTTTAACTCCATATGAGGGCGACTCCCAGGTGATGCCGATAGGTCCGGCCAGGGGACGCGCTGGAT
Above is a window of Thermanaerothrix sp. DNA encoding:
- a CDS encoding DUF3798 domain-containing protein; protein product: MRKRLLAVLAVAALAALLACPAFAAAKFHIGVVTGTVSQSEDDLRGAERLIKEYGDVAKGGMVKHLTYPDNFMSEMETTISQIVGLADDPLMKVIVVNQAIPGTTEAFRRVKEKRPDILCFAGEPHEDPGVIESAADLAINADNVARGYLIIAAAKKMGANAFVHISFPRHMSYELLSRRRNIMEAACKDLGLKFAFETAPDPTSDVGVAGAQQFILEKVPAWIKKYGKNAAFFCTNDAQTEPLLKQVAAYGGYFVEADLPSPLMGYPGAFGIDLSKEKGNWPAILKKVEAAVIKAGGKGRMGTWAYSYGYATTAALGEFGKRIVEKKAKLNDFKALMDCYAKYTPGAKWNGSYYVDMGTGVRKKNHVLVYQDTYVFGKGYLGMTSVKVPEKYFKIK
- a CDS encoding DUF3798 domain-containing protein; the encoded protein is MKRLWLLAGVLLCLVVSAGAAFGAPKFHIGIATLTVSQAEDTLRGAERMVQEYGDVAKGGMVKHITLPDNFMSEMETTISQIAGFADDPLMKVVVVDDAIPGTTEAFRRIKEKRPDIICLAGEPQEDPGVISSVADFAVGVDNIARGYLIIHTAKRLGAKTFVHISFPRHMSYELLSRRRAIMEAACKDLGLKFAFETAPDPTSDVGVAGAQQFILEKVPAWVKKYGKETAFFCTNDAQTEPLLKQVAAYGAIFVEPDLPSPIMGYPGAFGIDLSKEKGNWPAILKKVEAAVIKAGGKGRMGTWAYSYGWSTVCALAEYGKRIVEKKAKLGNLEDLWKCYDKYTPGAKWNGQFYRDVNTGVKMKNFVLVYQDTYVFGKGFMKATSVKVPEKYFAIKK